Proteins co-encoded in one Arachis hypogaea cultivar Tifrunner chromosome 11, arahy.Tifrunner.gnm2.J5K5, whole genome shotgun sequence genomic window:
- the LOC112719979 gene encoding probable N-acetyltransferase HLS1-like, whose product MEELKLRIRKYEVESDGAKVEELERRCEVGPSERVFLFTDTMGDPICRIRNSPMYIMLVAEMDKELVGVIQGSIKVVTIHNHPPKDLAKVGYILGLRVSPNHRRRGIGSSLVVRLEEWFNSNDVDYAYMATEKDNIASKRIFMEKFTYTKFRTPSILVNPVNHYDLQISSNIEISRVKIEQAEYLYRRFMSSFEFFPNDIDNILRNKLSLGTFVANFKEDHFWGDFGSNGHQVPNSWAMLSVWNSGEIFKMRLGKATFSCLLYTKSWCLIDKIFPCLKLPTLPDFFNPFGFYFMHGVYHEGPFSGKLVRALCQFVHNMASKSKDENCKIIVTEVGGGKDNNNNELNHYIPHWKLLSCPEDLWCIKVLKNHQGTTTTTNTFHELTKSPPRRALFVDPREV is encoded by the exons ATGGAAGAATTAAAGTTGAGAATAAGAAAGTATGAGGTTGAATCTGATGGAGCTAAAGTTGAAGAACTTGAGAGAAGATGTGAGGTAGGGCCTTCAGAAAGGGTCTTCCTCTTTACAGACACTATGGGTGACCCTATTTGTAGGATCAGGAACAGTCCCATGTACATCATGCTG GTAGCAGAAATGGACAAAGAATTAGTTGGAGTGATTCAAGGATCAATAAAAGTGGTAACAATTCATAACCACCCTCCAAAAGATTTGGCTAAGGTTGGTTATATTTTAGGCCTAAGGGTTTCACCAAACCATAGAAGAAGAGGGATTGGATCAAGCCTAGTGGTGAGGCTAGAAGAATGGTTCAATTCCAATGATGTTGACTATGCATACATGGCCACAGAGAAAGACAACATTGCCTCAAAAAGGATCTTCATGGAAAAGTTCACTTACACCAAGTTTAGGACACCATCAATATTAGTCAACCCTGTGAACCACTACGATCTCCAAATCTCATCCAACATTGAAATTTCAAGAGTCAAGATTGAACAAGCTGAGTACCTCTATAGAAGGTTCATGAGTTCCTTTGAGTTCTTCCCCAATGACATAGATAACATTTTAAGAAACAAATTAAGTTTGGGAACATTTGTGGCCAACTTCAAAGAAGATCATTTTTGGGGTGATTTTGGGTCAAATGGGCATCAGGTACCAAACTCTTGGGCCATGCTTAGTGTATGGAATAGTGGTGAAATATTCAAAATGAGGCTTGGAAAAGCAACTTTTAGTTGCTTGTTATACACAAAGAGTTGGTGCTTGATTGATAAGATTTTCCCATGTTTGAAATTGCCTACTTTGCCCGATTTCTTTAACCCTTTTGGATTCTATTTCATGCATGGTGTGTACCATGAAGGTCCATTCTCAGGTAAATTAGTAAGGGCTTTGTGCCAATTTGTGCATAACATGGCCTCAAAGTCAAAGGATGAGAATTGCAAGATCATTGTGACTGAGGTTGGAGGGGGGAAGGATAATAATAACAATGAGCTCAACCATTATATTCCACATTGGAAGTTGCTCTCTTGTCCTGAGGATTTGTGGTGcataaaggttttgaaaaatcaTCAAGggactacaacaacaacaaacacTTTCCATGAGTTAACCAAATCCCCACCAAGAAGAGCACTTTTTGTAGACCCAAGAGAAGTTTAA